The Chitinophagales bacterium genome includes the window GGATTTTTTAGCAGTTCCTTTTCCATGATTTTTCTGAACTCTTTTTTATAGGCAAGGTTATATACAGAGAACAATCCATCCAAGGTAGCATAATCATGATACTGGGCTATAGTAGGGCTTAGTCCTAGAGAAATGACTTTATTGTCTTCTGTATTGGGTATAACTTTTTTAATTTTCTTGAATTGGTTCAAAGCTAAGTATTCACGATAACTAGGAAAGGTATCTTCAAATCCCCAGAGTTTTTTATAGTTATGCTGGGTTTCATCATTTGCAAGAAATAATATGAGAAACTGTGTGCCTAGAATGAGTGGAATAGTCTTGCTCAGAAGGCGGAAACGAGCAATAGTGTCTAGAGATATGAGTAAAATCAAAAACCAGAGAAAAGGAAGTAGGAAACCAAATCGGTTGAAACGAAAGGATTTTATAAACACGATACTTTGCGTAAAATATTCAATATAGTTGTAAAAAGCTTGCCAGAGAACGATAAATACAATAGCTAAAAAAATTCTTTTTGACCATGGATTCTTTTTAATGCCATAGTAGCTAAGAATAAACACTCCAAAAATAAGCGTGGAGACAAAAATAGAAACGTGATAATGTGTGCTGAAGAAAAAAGAGAAAAACTCCGTGAGACTAGCCTCTATGTTAGGAACATCATTAAACTGATAGTATGCAACTCTATGCGATCGAAATCCTTCTTTTAAAAATAACATACCATAGATAAATTGCAAATTGGCTAGAACTGTTCCTAGAATAAAAGAAGCCCAAGCTGCTATCCATTTTTTAAGGTGATCATGTTTGATAAAAAATAAGTATATCAGATAGACATTGAAAAGGAAAATGATTTCAATCCCAGACCATACAAAAGAAGAACAGAAAGGGAAGATGAAAAAAATGAAAGCTGTAATGCCGAAATCTTCCTGATAGTATAATCTAGCGAAACCATAAGCCAGTAGTGGCATGCCCATTATAGAAATACCGAATGGTGTAAAAAATTGAATGGAAGTTAAGAGTAAGCAGACAAAAACGATACCTGACTCATAAATATAGTTTAAGGTCATATAACGCTTTATAAACAGATAGAATGAGATAAAACCGATAGTCTTGAATAAATAATGCGCTATGATATAACCGTAGAAAATATCAAAAGCATTGCATAAGTTGGCGATAATAGTATAGCCTGATGGAAGTACATTGCGCGGCAGACCATCCATGATCGAGGTGAGTTTGATATCATTGGACAGGCTATACATATAGCCAGAGTGTTTTAAAATATGCAACCATACGAGCTCACCTTCTAGCGTATCATGTATACGTATATATGAGTCATAGCCTAAAATAATATAAGGCATGAAAAAACTTATCGTCCAGATTCCAAGTCCTATGTAAAATTCTTTAGAGAATCGACGATTGATTTTTTGTAATATTGGTATAATAGAATTCAATTTTTTGTTAAAAACAAATTTACAATACATTTTTATTTATCATAAAATTAATGTAATTCTAAAAATTAATATAAAATGCTATTTTTCTAGTTACCTTGCATTTTATTTTTCTGTGTAAAGTGTCTAAAAAACGAATAGCGATTATTGGAGGTGGGGCAGCAGGTATATTTTGTGCCATTCAACTACAAGAAAGACTTGATTGCTTCGTGACCATTTACGAGAAATCAAACGAACTGCTTAAAAAAGTTCGTATTAGTGGTGGAGGTAGGTGCAATGTAACTCATCACTATCATTCCCAGGCTCAATTTTCCAAAAACTACCCAAGAGGTTCAAAAATTATCAAAAAGAACTTAGATGTATTTTCTCCAAAAGATATGTATAAATGGCTTGAATCGAAGGGTGTGAAACTCAAGACAGAGGAGGATGGTAGAGTGTTCCCCGTAACTGATAATTCACAGACAATTATCAACTGTTTTACTAGTCAATTATCGAAACATAATGTCAAAGTCTTGTTTGATCATGAACTTACAAGCATAATTAAGGGAGAAGATGGTTTCTTATTGCATTTTTATCAGAAAAAAATTCAGGCTGATTTTTTAATCATAGCTACAGGTGGAGCACAAAAGCCAAGAGAATTAGAGTTGTATAAAAATTTGAAGATCGAAACGATAGATCCTGTACCCTCTTTGTTTACATTTAAAATTAATGAAAGCGATTTAACCTCACTTATGGGGCTCAGTGTACCGAATGTTTCTGTGAGGATAATGGGCTCAGATTTAAGAGAGCAAGGTCCTGTTTTGGTAACACATTGGGGACTCAGCGGCCCTGGTATTTTAAAATTGTCTGCATGGGGTGCGTTCGTCCTTAACGAATTGAATTATAAATTTCAGGTTGCCATAAATTGGACAGGAGAAAAATCGGAATTAGATGTTAGGAGAGATATCGAAGCAGTCATAGAAAAAAATAGTCAGGCAAAAGTTTCCAATCGGAGGCTAGAAAAGTATCCTCAGCGATTTTGGGAATATTTACTTGTAAAAGCAGAAATAGAATCGGATAAAAAATGGTCTGAACTTTCGAAGAAAAATGTCAATAAGTTGATTCAGATACTTATAAATACAGTTTATGAGGTCAATGGTAAGACTACATTTAAAGAAGAGTTTGTCACAGCAGGTGGTATAGATATAGAACACTTACATAGTCATTCTATGGAATCGAAGTTAGTCCCTAACATGTATTTTATCGGAGAGATTACTAATATTGATGGTATCACTGGTGGTTTTAATTTTCAAAATGCCTGGACAAGTTCTGTAGTTTGTGCAATAGATATTACCAATAAAGTCAAAAAAAGCCTCTCAAAGGAGAGGCTAAATGTTGATTTTAAAGATTAATATTCATCTTCGTTAAAATAAAAGTCATCCTGTGTAGGGTAGTCTGGCCATATATCTTCTACGCCTTCATATTGTTCTTCTCCGGCATCTTCTAGTTGTTGTAGATTTTCGATAACTGCTACAGGTGCTCCAGAGCGTATAGCATAGTCGATAAGTTCATCTCTAGTAGCTGGCCATGGGGCATCTTCTAAATAGGAAGCTAATTCAAGTGTCCAATACATATTTGTTTAATTTTTTATTTTGATAATTTTTTATTTTAATGGTTTAAAGTGTGACTTCTTTTTTCCAAATAACTTCATTTTTCCCGTTTAATTGTGCTAATTTTCTGGATAATATAAAAAAATAATCACTCAATCTGTTTAAGAACTGTAGGGCTGTGTATAGGGACGGATGGCAAGTTTCGATATCCAATAACGCTACGAGACTTCTTTCAGCCCTGCGACATACCGTTCTACAAATATGCGCTCTAGCTATCGATTCATGTCCACCTGGCAATATGAAATTAGTCATAGGCGCTAATTCAGATTCCATTTTATCCATTTGCATTTCTAGGCTGGTGATATCTTCACCCAATAGCTGTGGCAATTTGGCTATAAACTTTTCATCTACCGTGGCAACAACGGAGCCTATATTAAATAGAATATGTTGAATTTTTTCCAAATACAATCTCAAATCGTTTTTCTCTATACTTTCAATCAATGCACCTAGAAATGAGTTAAGTTCATCAATATTGCCATAGGCCTCTACTCTAATGTAACTTTTTTTTACTCTCTCACCACCAAATAGAGCGGTAGTTCCGTCGTCACCGGTTTTGGTATAAATTTTCATTCGATTTGTTACCTAGATAGCATCAAATCCCATAGTCAAACCTGTGAGTGCAAATGGCAATGGTATCCACACCCACTGTGGTACTAATACTAGTGCAGCTAAACATGCTATAGTGCCAAGACCAAACATGAGCCAAGCTTTACCTCTTCCGTTTTCTTTATTCATATATTAACGTTTTTAGTTTTTTCTAAATTTTCGGCAAATGTAATTTTTTTTTTAAAAAAAAAGCAAGTTCATTTTGAACTTGCTTTATATGTTAAGATTGGGTGAATAAATCTTGGTTATGCAGCCTTGAGAACTTTTCGCATCAACTTAGATTTAATATTAGACGCTTTATTCTTATGAATAATATTCCTTTTTGCTAATTTATCTACTAGAGAAATGACGCTAGATAATTTATCTTTTTGAGCATTATTGTCTTTTTCGTTCAATATTGCTCTAACTGCATTACGAGTAGTTTTAGCATAATATCGATTGTATAATCTTCTTTTGACAGCTTTTCTTGCCGCTTTTTTTGCATTTTTTGTGTTTGCCATATCTCTGAATCTTCAAATTTTGGGAGTGCAAATATAAAGAATAAATTTTAAATGAGAATCTTTTTCTTTCGATCAAAGTAGTCATTGATAAGAAATATCAAGATAACTACAGTGGATGAGGAGTATAATAAAAAGTTATATATCAATTCTTTAGGAACGAAAATGCTTATCTTATATTTTTCACTATATCCGAAAAAATAAATTAATAATATGCAAAATATCAAGGTGAAAAACAAAATAATATTGTCTTTTTTCTCAGCAAAAGATACTCGAAAACTTTTTTTAGGGGTATCTATAGACTTCATGACCCTATCCCTCATATTCTCATGGAATTGAATGGGGATAATTTGGTCTATATCTTGCTCAATAATTTTCTTAAAATTACTCATTGTGTGCAAATTTAATTGATTTCTGAACATACTCATTCATTTTTTTACGAGCTCTATGCAGCATCACTTTTACATTCACTTCGGTAGCTTGGGTAATTTGACTTATTTCCTTTATACTTTGATCTTGAAAGTAAAATAAATCGATGATCAACCGCTCTTTGTCTTGAAGTATTTGCAGTGCTTGCGCCACCAATTGCTCATTATTGGTATCTATCTCTTCGTTATAATCTTCCAGATTTTGCCCTATGTCACTAATTTCATCAAAATATTTCTGATTATTCTTCACAGCCAAGGCTTTATTCACTACAATACGATATAACCAGGTTGAAAACTTAGATTCTCCCTTGAAATTTTTTAAGTTATCATAAGCAGCTATAAATGATTCCTGCACAATATCTTGACAATCATCGCTATTTTTGACTATTCTATAGGCTACTGCAAAACTCATTTTGGCATATCTATCCACTATATGCTTATACAGAGATGGCTCTCCTTTAAGGATTAAGGAAATAAGTTGGTGGTCTGTCATGCTCTAGTCAGGCGGCCTTAGATTACTTTATTTTTTCATTGTAATACCAAAATCCTGTTCCTAAAAGGATAAAAAGCATACCTATAAAATATCCAAATCCATCCATGACAGTTCCTATCAAAATAGAAATACCCAAAGACCCAAAAACAATCGCATATTTTAATGTCTTTCGTTTATCATAGCTTGCTAATTCATCGGTACCAGATTCAATTTTGAACTTCCTTTCATTTTCAGAACGATTTATTTCTTCTAGGCTAAATCCTTTATTTAGAAGCGCCTCCCTCCATTTTCTTTTCTGATAGCTTCGAAAGGCTAAGTACCCAAACACCGATAATATGGCTATAATTGGGATGAAAACTCCAATCTTATCTGTAAATCCTTCGGTTTTTATTTTTTCTAATTCTACTTGACTTTCAAAATATTCTTGCTTAGAATCATTTTTAAATTCTGCAGCTACATTCTCCATTTCTTCGTTTACTTCTTTGCTAATTTCGTCTAAAGTTTTGTTAATACTGTCATTTTCAGTAACTATACTTATCTGATAAGACTTTTTACCATTGGAAGTTGCAGTATCTAGGGTAATAGATGCTTGGTTTCCAATTTGTATTTTTGCAGTTGGTACTGAGAGCATTATATTATTTTTCATGTGTTGGATTTTTAAATTAATAATCGTTGATATGATTATGGAAATCGAAGAAGGTTACAAACTAAGTTTAATTTTAGAATAAAACCCTTGTGAGTTTACATTTTTTTATATCTTTGCGGATACAATAATAAAAATTCTAATCCAAGATGAGTAAATCTATACTTGAACTTAATTTTTTCAAGAAATCTTTATCAATTCTATTCTTATCTATTATAACTTTAGTAGCTCAGTCTGCCATCAACATTATTACTCCTTTGCCTACTAATGTGACAAAGTGTGAAGGAGATTCTCTTTCATTCAATATCTCTCTGACAAGTGATAATCCAGTAGATTATACTTGGAAGCGAAATGGAGGCGTTATCGGTAATAATAGCTCTAGTTTGTTAATACCTATTCTAGCGATTACAGATACTGGTACTTATACTTGTGAAATAAAAGAACAAGTAACGGGTGTTACCAATATTCAAACATGTATAGTCGCTATAAACAGAAAGCCTGTAATCGTGACACATCCAAATGGAACGACTTCTCCCATGTGTTTTGGTGCCAATTTAAGTTTAAACGCGAATGTTCAAAATGCGACAATGGTATGGCGCAGAAATGGAGTAGTTCTATCTTCAGGTCCTGCTACTTATACCAAAATGGGCGTTACACTTTCAGATACTGGATTATATACGGTGCTAGCCAAGGCTCAAATTGGTTGTAAAGACACTGTAACCAACGGTTACCATATTGCAATTAAACAGCGAGCATTTATTATCGATACCCCAAAAGGTGCAAAATTAAGAGATAAGTCTCTTATCCTATCTGGTCCTGGTATGTCTCATGTTATGAAAATAAAAGTAGGAGGAGATGGCCCATTCGCTTATCAATGGTATAAAGATGGTGTAGCTATCCCTGGCGCAAATGCCGACAGTTTAAAGATTCATGAATTCATATCTATTCAGGATTCTGGATCCTATAGAGTTATAGTTAATACAACCTTACCATGTCTAGATACACTTAGGAGTAAATTGGTTTTAGTGGAGCCTACTCTATGTCCCTTATTGCTAAAGCAGACGGATACCCTTTTAAACGCCTGTATGGGTGGACCTGCGATAATGGAGGTGAATGCATTAGGAGTGCATAGATATCAGTGGTTTAAAGTAAATAATAGTGGTACCCAAGATTCGTTAGAAGGAGCTATTTATAATCGATTCATGATAGCTAACGCAGATTCTACTTCACCTGGTTTTTATAATTTAGTGATGTATAAGGACCCGAGTATAACTGGAGACTGTCAAGAAAAGGATTTATTCAAGAGAATTAAAGTCGTGCTCAATCCACGTCAAACAGTGACTGTTCACCCCATGCCTAATGCTAGTTGCAACGCCACATCGCATACGCTGATGGTACGTGGTAAAAATGCTACCATGTATCAGTGGTACAAAAATGGGGTAGCCATTCCTGGTGCTACCGACAGCAACTATACTGTAAGTCCAGTAACTTTATCACCAGATGAGTATAAGGCTCATGTGAGAAATCCTTACTGTACAGATGAACCGTCAAATGCTGTGTTAGTTAGACAATTAAATCCAAATAATGCGGTTCGTTTAGCTATTAGTGATAAATTAAATTTACTAGAACAGTGCACAGATAATGGAGGATGGACATATTATGCTCATGAGGGCAATAGACAAGAATTACTTTTAGCGATTAAAAAGAATGGAAATAATATCCTATTTTCTCCAGATGTGAGATTTACTGGTGGATTTATCAAAGAATTAGAGCCAGAAGCTACGCAAAATAAAGTAATCTTAATGGGTCTGAGAATGTTTACAATAAAACTTCAAAATCCATTGATGGATACAGTAAAAAATCCATATTCAGTAAGATTTTTCTACAACGAAGGTCCTTCAGAAAAAGGTCTATTTATAAGCACTATTCAAGCTAGAAGAAATGCCTTAGTTCCCACAAATCAGTTTTCAACTGATTTACCATTAAATGAACTCTCATTTGTCACTTCGACACAAAACGAAATGACAAGTGCATTGATTTTAGGTGAAACTAAATCTCCAATTAAATTCCCTTATCAAATCGTTGTAGATAAAACTATGGGATACCAAAATGGTATAGCCTACGTTGATGTCAATAATATGGTTACTTCGAAAGGAGGTGGTACTTTTTATTTCCATTATCAAAGAAAGGCATCTAGTGGAATTGAGTCTCAAGTAAAATCTAACTTTGATATTTATCCAATTCCATCCAATGGTAATTTCTCAATTAAGTTAAATGAAATGTTAAAAAATGAGGTTCAAGTAAGAGTCCTCGATTTATTAGGTAAAGAGGTCAAAACATTTACAATAGAAAAATTTGAAACTATAAAAAATATAGACTGCACAAATCTTCCTGCTGGGAATTATTTTCTCAACATAGACAATGGTACAGAGCAGTTTAACAAGAAAATAACTATCGCTAGGTAGTTGTTTTAATACTAATTTATGTTTAAGTGGAGGGATAGACGCAAGTCTATCCCTTTTCTTTTTATGTTGTTTTAATACCGTAAGCGTATTAGTAATAGTCCAATGTCGCATGGCTCATTGCACTAAACGAATACAGCTACGGCATTTACCATAGCAAGGTTTTAAAATGGGTTGGGCCATTTTAAAACCGCTATTGGTATTACAATTTATATTTTTTGGTTAGAATCTTTTTGCAATACCATGACTATCAATTGTTTTTGCTTTTTTCAGCAAACCCTAATTTAGTTTTGCAATCTCAAGCGCAGTTATAGGACTTAAAGAAACCCCCATTCCATTGCAGTTCATCGCATAGATCGTATTTTGACCTAATTGTAATATTTTGGGCAATTTGTTTTCAGTAAAAGCCATAATTCCAGACCACTGTTGTTCAATTTCCAATCTTTTATTTGGGGAGATAATAGTGTGAAGCTTGTTAATCAAGTCCTCTTGAATCTTTTGATTTAATTCAAACTCTGTAGTAGACTCTTTTTCAAAATCTAAATGCCGTCCTCCGCCAAATAATATTCTATTCCCTACATTTCTGAAATAGTAATACCCCTCATGAAAATGAAAACAGCCTTTCCATGGCAAATCTAAGACTGGTTCTGTAATAAGCACTTGTCCGCGTCCAGGTTTTATAAGCAAACTCTGATCTGGCAAAAAGGCATTGGTACAGAAAATTAATTTGTTAGTATTTACCTTCGTTTTACCATTCACTTCAAGAGTTACCTCTTCGCCAGAATTATAGTCTGTAATTTCAGAATTTGAGAAAAAACTTATATTTCTAGAACGTATCCGTCGATGCAGGGCCAATATCAATTTCCCACTATGCAGCTGGCCTTCAAGTGAATTATATAAAAGCTGTTTTACTTCGTTACCAAATCCAAAATCACATAACCTATTCTTAACCAATTGGAAAACGACCTGTCCAAATATTGGATAAAGGAAATCATTCACTTCGTCTATAATCTTCGAATCAATTTTGTCATCAAACAATAACTCGTAACCACCATAATTGTGGTAATCTATTTCGTCACCAATTAGTGACTGTATCGCCTGAATTCCAAGCCAACGATTTTTAATAATTTCTAAAGTTTTTTTATCTCCCCATTGTTTTCTATCTGTTAATATCTCTGTAAGGCTGCCAAAGCAGGCAAAGCCAGCATTGCGGCTAGTAGCACCCGAAGCGTATAACTCTCTTTCATAGATAGCGATTTTAGCATTTGGATATTTCAATGACAATTCATAGGCTGTCCATAACCCTAGTATGCCACCGCCTATTATGGAGATGTCATTTTGAAGTAGGGAGTCTGTTTCCCAAAAACTTGGCATAATTTATCTTTGATAGGAATCAAAAATAGAATTCCATTTTAACTTGAGAACACCAAGTATGGCTTCTTGAATAATATTCCCCGACATTTTCGAAACTCCTTCTTCACGGTCTTTGAACCAAATAGGTACCTCGACTATTTTATAACCTAGTAAATAGGCAGCGTATTTCATTTGAATCTGAAATGCATAACCCTTAAAGGTAATTTTATCAAAATTCAAATTTTCGAGAAACTTCTTTTTATAGCATACAAAGCCAGCAGTAGTATCGTTTACTGGCAGAAAAGTAATCATTCGCGCATATATGGATGCTCCTCGAGACAAAAATATTCTTCTTTTAGGCCAATTATAAACACCCCCACCATCAATATACCGAGACCCGACAGCAACATCTGCTCCATCCAAAATAGCTTGGCGAAGTCGCGGTAAATCTTCAGGATTATGAGAAAAATCACAATCCATCTCGCAAACCATTTCATAGCCACGCTCTAGTGCCCACTTAAATCCTGTAATGTAGGCTGTACCCAATCCTAGCTTGCCTTCCCGCTGTATTAAGTGTAGTTGATCAGGAAATTTTTGTTGCATTTCTTTGACCAAATCAGCCGTACCATCAGGAGAATTATCATCTATAATTAACAAATCGAAACCCGCATTAAGAGAAAATACTTTCTCTATCATTTGTATTACATTATCCTGCTCATTATAAGTAGGAATTATTACTAAGCAATCATTCACAATACAAATATAAAAGATAATATAACTATAGACATATAATTATGATAATGGAATTCCTAGCTCGTTGCAAACTTGTTTTAATTTAGCCTTGGTATGTAATCCGAAATCTGCTTGGTACATCCATCTAAAATAGCCTCTATCTTTTTCATAAATATCTTGAAATCGCATATCTTTATATTTGCCAAAGCAGAGATAGTATTGATTGTCTTTTTTGAGAATACGTTTGGCATTATCCAAATGACCACTAGCGGTATGTGAAAATGTTTTAGAGATATAGGCGATATCATTTATAATATCAGGGTAGCGCTCAAGCTGAGCTTTGAATATTTCGTAGGTAGCTTCTACATCGGCCTCTGCAGTGTGTGCATTGATGAGTTCTTTCTCACAGTAAAATTGATATGCAGCAGATAGATCTCGCTTCTCTTTGGCGTGAAAAATGGATTGCACATCAATATTATTCTTTTCTTCAATAAATAAATCAATACCGCATCGCAACATTTCTTCTTGTAGCATAGGTATGTCGAATCTATTCGAATTATAACCTGCTAAATCAGCATCTTTGAGAAATTCTTCAATTTCCTTAGCTATTTCAGAAAACTTAGGAGCATCTTGCACGCGTTCGTTCGTAATGCCGTGTATAGCTGCTACCTCAGTAGGTATAGGTATTGTAGGATTTACTAGATAGTAAAGTGTTTTTCTACCTTGGTCGGGCAATATTTTAAGAATTGAGATTTCTACAATTCTATCTTTGGTTATATCAAGACCTGTAGTTTCTAGGTCGAAAAAAGCGAGAGGTCGAGAGAGATTGAGCATTATATGTTATTTAAATATTTATCTTGAATGACATTTCTATGGTGCATTTCGTGCGCTAAAATTGCGAATCCCATAGCTGCTACCTGAGTGTCATACCCGTTAGCATTTCCAACCTTAGCGAGATCTATGGGAGAAAATTGTGAAAATATATGATGAGTATATTTCACCTGTATATCTATAGATTTTAAGAGCTTCTCCTTCGATAAATCAGCTTCACGAATACACGCAGCATACTCGTCGGGTTCCCAGCCCATAAGGGGCTTCTCCTCACCTCGCACAGTGCTGAGTGCTCGATAGCAGAATATTAATTCCGCATCTAACCAGTGCTGGACTATTTTCTGAATACTCCATTTATCTTGAGCGTAGCTATAGCTCCATAGCGCTTCAGGTATGTTTTTATAAAATTCTAATATCATGGGTCGCTGCTCTAGCATGCGAAGCAGGGGAATATCCTGCGCTAGTTTTTTATACGCCTCTGCATAGTATGGTGCATAAAATTGTAAATCGGTGACCAGCATT containing:
- a CDS encoding NAD(P)/FAD-dependent oxidoreductase codes for the protein MSKKRIAIIGGGAAGIFCAIQLQERLDCFVTIYEKSNELLKKVRISGGGRCNVTHHYHSQAQFSKNYPRGSKIIKKNLDVFSPKDMYKWLESKGVKLKTEEDGRVFPVTDNSQTIINCFTSQLSKHNVKVLFDHELTSIIKGEDGFLLHFYQKKIQADFLIIATGGAQKPRELELYKNLKIETIDPVPSLFTFKINESDLTSLMGLSVPNVSVRIMGSDLREQGPVLVTHWGLSGPGILKLSAWGAFVLNELNYKFQVAINWTGEKSELDVRRDIEAVIEKNSQAKVSNRRLEKYPQRFWEYLLVKAEIESDKKWSELSKKNVNKLIQILINTVYEVNGKTTFKEEFVTAGGIDIEHLHSHSMESKLVPNMYFIGEITNIDGITGGFNFQNAWTSSVVCAIDITNKVKKSLSKERLNVDFKD
- a CDS encoding DUF2795 domain-containing protein; translation: MYWTLELASYLEDAPWPATRDELIDYAIRSGAPVAVIENLQQLEDAGEEQYEGVEDIWPDYPTQDDFYFNEDEY
- a CDS encoding cob(I)yrinic acid a,c-diamide adenosyltransferase, producing the protein MKIYTKTGDDGTTALFGGERVKKSYIRVEAYGNIDELNSFLGALIESIEKNDLRLYLEKIQHILFNIGSVVATVDEKFIAKLPQLLGEDITSLEMQMDKMESELAPMTNFILPGGHESIARAHICRTVCRRAERSLVALLDIETCHPSLYTALQFLNRLSDYFFILSRKLAQLNGKNEVIWKKEVTL
- a CDS encoding 30S ribosomal protein S20, whose translation is MANTKNAKKAARKAVKRRLYNRYYAKTTRNAVRAILNEKDNNAQKDKLSSVISLVDKLAKRNIIHKNKASNIKSKLMRKVLKAA
- a CDS encoding sigma-70 family RNA polymerase sigma factor translates to MTDHQLISLILKGEPSLYKHIVDRYAKMSFAVAYRIVKNSDDCQDIVQESFIAAYDNLKNFKGESKFSTWLYRIVVNKALAVKNNQKYFDEISDIGQNLEDYNEEIDTNNEQLVAQALQILQDKERLIIDLFYFQDQSIKEISQITQATEVNVKVMLHRARKKMNEYVQKSIKFAHNE
- a CDS encoding T9SS type A sorting domain-containing protein; its protein translation is MSKSILELNFFKKSLSILFLSIITLVAQSAINIITPLPTNVTKCEGDSLSFNISLTSDNPVDYTWKRNGGVIGNNSSSLLIPILAITDTGTYTCEIKEQVTGVTNIQTCIVAINRKPVIVTHPNGTTSPMCFGANLSLNANVQNATMVWRRNGVVLSSGPATYTKMGVTLSDTGLYTVLAKAQIGCKDTVTNGYHIAIKQRAFIIDTPKGAKLRDKSLILSGPGMSHVMKIKVGGDGPFAYQWYKDGVAIPGANADSLKIHEFISIQDSGSYRVIVNTTLPCLDTLRSKLVLVEPTLCPLLLKQTDTLLNACMGGPAIMEVNALGVHRYQWFKVNNSGTQDSLEGAIYNRFMIANADSTSPGFYNLVMYKDPSITGDCQEKDLFKRIKVVLNPRQTVTVHPMPNASCNATSHTLMVRGKNATMYQWYKNGVAIPGATDSNYTVSPVTLSPDEYKAHVRNPYCTDEPSNAVLVRQLNPNNAVRLAISDKLNLLEQCTDNGGWTYYAHEGNRQELLLAIKKNGNNILFSPDVRFTGGFIKELEPEATQNKVILMGLRMFTIKLQNPLMDTVKNPYSVRFFYNEGPSEKGLFISTIQARRNALVPTNQFSTDLPLNELSFVTSTQNEMTSALILGETKSPIKFPYQIVVDKTMGYQNGIAYVDVNNMVTSKGGGTFYFHYQRKASSGIESQVKSNFDIYPIPSNGNFSIKLNEMLKNEVQVRVLDLLGKEVKTFTIEKFETIKNIDCTNLPAGNYFLNIDNGTEQFNKKITIAR
- a CDS encoding FAD-binding oxidoreductase, which produces MPSFWETDSLLQNDISIIGGGILGLWTAYELSLKYPNAKIAIYERELYASGATSRNAGFACFGSLTEILTDRKQWGDKKTLEIIKNRWLGIQAIQSLIGDEIDYHNYGGYELLFDDKIDSKIIDEVNDFLYPIFGQVVFQLVKNRLCDFGFGNEVKQLLYNSLEGQLHSGKLILALHRRIRSRNISFFSNSEITDYNSGEEVTLEVNGKTKVNTNKLIFCTNAFLPDQSLLIKPGRGQVLITEPVLDLPWKGCFHFHEGYYYFRNVGNRILFGGGRHLDFEKESTTEFELNQKIQEDLINKLHTIISPNKRLEIEQQWSGIMAFTENKLPKILQLGQNTIYAMNCNGMGVSLSPITALEIAKLN
- a CDS encoding polyprenol monophosphomannose synthase — encoded protein: MVNDCLVIIPTYNEQDNVIQMIEKVFSLNAGFDLLIIDDNSPDGTADLVKEMQQKFPDQLHLIQREGKLGLGTAYITGFKWALERGYEMVCEMDCDFSHNPEDLPRLRQAILDGADVAVGSRYIDGGGVYNWPKRRIFLSRGASIYARMITFLPVNDTTAGFVCYKKKFLENLNFDKITFKGYAFQIQMKYAAYLLGYKIVEVPIWFKDREEGVSKMSGNIIQEAILGVLKLKWNSIFDSYQR
- a CDS encoding 3'-5' exonuclease, with product MLNLSRPLAFFDLETTGLDITKDRIVEISILKILPDQGRKTLYYLVNPTIPIPTEVAAIHGITNERVQDAPKFSEIAKEIEEFLKDADLAGYNSNRFDIPMLQEEMLRCGIDLFIEEKNNIDVQSIFHAKEKRDLSAAYQFYCEKELINAHTAEADVEATYEIFKAQLERYPDIINDIAYISKTFSHTASGHLDNAKRILKKDNQYYLCFGKYKDMRFQDIYEKDRGYFRWMYQADFGLHTKAKLKQVCNELGIPLS
- a CDS encoding DinB family protein; translation: MLVTDLQFYAPYYAEAYKKLAQDIPLLRMLEQRPMILEFYKNIPEALWSYSYAQDKWSIQKIVQHWLDAELIFCYRALSTVRGEEKPLMGWEPDEYAACIREADLSKEKLLKSIDIQVKYTHHIFSQFSPIDLAKVGNANGYDTQVAAMGFAILAHEMHHRNVIQDKYLNNI